A genomic segment from Lampris incognitus isolate fLamInc1 unplaced genomic scaffold, fLamInc1.hap2 scaffold_296, whole genome shotgun sequence encodes:
- the LOC130133384 gene encoding chondroitin sulfate N-acetylgalactosaminyltransferase 1-like yields MLKRWLLALLARVWVIVLLFCCCLTLFYLLACKPAAPYSHQSLLWSGGAASKEVYMALLQEREDSHRHYINSLTKQIAQLKEALQERTQQLQDSLEKAKAKGVLPLGLDSLHKSPTQYDLKEFFRSQLNKAEVNTGMRLPSEYAVVPYDTFTLHRVYQLETGLTKHPEERPVRKDRRDELIGTLETALHVLNGPYQHSDAARRKRTYSPSDFVQGLTRTERDRGTVYELMFKGERPQDFTQLVFFRPFGPVMKVRSERVDTRYTLINIIVPLSRRMDTFRQFISNF; encoded by the exons ATGCTTAAGAGGTGGCTGCTGGCCCTGCTGGCCCGTGTTTGGGTCATCGTGTTGCTCTTCTGCTGCTGTCTGACCCTCTTCTACCTCCTGGCCTGTAAGCCGGCAGCTCCTTACAGCCACCAGTCTCTGCTGTGGTCCGGGGGGGCCGCCAGTAAAGAGGTCTACATGGCCTTACTGCAGGAGAGAGAGGACTCTCACAGACATTACATCAACAGCCTGACCAAGCAGATAGCCCAGCTGAAGGAGGCCCTGCAGGAGAGGACCCAGCAACTACAGGATTCCCTGGAGAAGGCCAAGGCCAAAGGGGTCCTACCTCTGGGACTGGATAGCCTTCACAAAAGCCCCACACAGTATGACCTCAAG GAATTCTTCCGCTCCCAGCTGAACAAGGCTGAGGTGAACACGGGTATGAGGTTGCCCAGCGAGTACGCAGTGGTTCCTTATGACACCTTTACTCTGCATCG CGTGTACCAGCTGGAGACGGGACTGACAAAACATCCCGAGGAGAGGCCTGTGAGGAAGGACCGCAGGGACGAGTTGATCGGCACTCTGGAGACGGCTCTGCATGTCCTCAATGGACCGTACCAACACAGTGATGCCGCCAGACGCAAGCGCACATACTCCCCATCAGATTTCGTACAGG GGCTGACTcgcacagagagggacagaggaacAGTCTATGAGCTGATGTTCAAAGGTGAGAGGCCGCAGGACTTCACACAGCTGGTGTTCTTCCGGCCCTTCGGCCCCGTGATGAAGGTGAGGAGCGAGAGGGTGGACACACGCTACACGCTCATCAACATCATCGTGCCTCTGTCCAGGAGGATGGACACATTTCGGCAGTTCATCAGCAACTTCAG
- the LOC130133382 gene encoding RING finger protein 122 isoform X2, with the protein MPPITFQDLPLNIYMIIFGTGIFVFILSLIFCCYFISKLRHQAQSERFGYREVVLKGDPKKLNLHGTCAVCLEDFKVKDELGVLPCQHAFHRRCLVKWLEVRCVCPMCNKPIAGPPEQHHSIGTLLDELV; encoded by the exons ATGCCTCCCATCACCTTCCAGGACCTGCCCCTGAACATCTACATGATCATCTTTGGCACAGGCATCTTTGTCTTCATCCTTAGCCTCATCTTCTGCTGCTATTTCATCAG TAAACTACGACACCAGGCACAGAGCGAGCGGTTTGGGTACAGAGAG GTAGTTTTAAAGGGAGATCCCAAAAAGCTGAATCTTCATGGG ACGTGCGCCGTCTGCCTGGAAGACTTCAAAGTGAAAGACGAGTTGGGCGTGTTGCCATGCCAACATGCCTTCCACAGGAG GTGCTTGGTAAAGTGGCTGGAGGTGCGCTGCGTCTGCCCCATGTGCAACAAACCCATCGCCGGCCCCCCAgagcagcatcacagtattgggACCCTACTGGACGAACTGGTGTAA
- the LOC130133382 gene encoding RING finger protein 122 isoform X1 produces MHPFQWCNGCFCGLGLVYSNKSCTMPPITFQDLPLNIYMIIFGTGIFVFILSLIFCCYFISKLRHQAQSERFGYREVVLKGDPKKLNLHGTCAVCLEDFKVKDELGVLPCQHAFHRRCLVKWLEVRCVCPMCNKPIAGPPEQHHSIGTLLDELV; encoded by the exons ATGCACCCGTTTCAGTGGTGTAACG GGTGCTTCTGTGGTCTGGGACTGGTCTACTCCAACAAGTCGTGCACCATGCCTCCCATCACCTTCCAGGACCTGCCCCTGAACATCTACATGATCATCTTTGGCACAGGCATCTTTGTCTTCATCCTTAGCCTCATCTTCTGCTGCTATTTCATCAG TAAACTACGACACCAGGCACAGAGCGAGCGGTTTGGGTACAGAGAG GTAGTTTTAAAGGGAGATCCCAAAAAGCTGAATCTTCATGGG ACGTGCGCCGTCTGCCTGGAAGACTTCAAAGTGAAAGACGAGTTGGGCGTGTTGCCATGCCAACATGCCTTCCACAGGAG GTGCTTGGTAAAGTGGCTGGAGGTGCGCTGCGTCTGCCCCATGTGCAACAAACCCATCGCCGGCCCCCCAgagcagcatcacagtattgggACCCTACTGGACGAACTGGTGTAA